From the genome of Pseudonocardia sp. EC080619-01:
GCCGTCCACGCCGCCGCCCCCGCGGTCGTCGTGCGCGAGGTGTACGCGGGCGTCGAGGAGCAGGGCATCCCGACGGCGCCGGCCGGGGCCGTGGACGGAGGAGCGGGGGACACCGGCGCGGAGCAGCTCGGCAGGCACGCCGCGGCGGAGTCGCGGCTCGAGGTCGGCGTGGGCGTCGCCCGCGACGGGACGGTCGCGGTGCACCACGCCCTCGTGCCGCACGTCCTCCTGACGCTCGGTCCCGGTGCCGGCCCGGCGCAGGTGCGGGTGCTCGGCGGCGACGCGGCGCGGATCGTCGCCGGGCTGCCGCTGCGGACGTCACTCCGTCCGGTGGAACCCCCCGGACGCTGCTGACATCCGCTCCCACCCGTGCGGATTCCGGGCGAAGACGACCCCGCGGACGATGCCGCGCGTTCCGGCCGGCCCGTGTTCGTCCGGTCCGCGTCGCCGTTGGCCAGTT
Proteins encoded in this window:
- a CDS encoding glycerol dehydratase reactivase beta/small subunit family protein; the encoded protein is MSRDGPAPSPPAVLVAVHAAAPAVVVREVYAGVEEQGIPTAPAGAVDGGAGDTGAEQLGRHAAAESRLEVGVGVARDGTVAVHHALVPHVLLTLGPGAGPAQVRVLGGDAARIVAGLPLRTSLRPVEPPGRC